The genomic stretch tttgctgagcagagaatcattctaagccaggaaccgtctatactaactgataacagtaagaatagaaagtctctgtaaaaaggcagtcaatcctaacagaactgtattaacttaatgatacatgtacatcaagttccagcacctcaccaagcacccttgccttgcatactgagatggcaaactggtgtgtgtcagtattttaatataaaactgcgtaggttcatatcgtttgattcaacgtttgtttggttattttttaaggatcgttgtaaaattatatctaaatctttgttaaaatacgattttaaattgttcaattctttctatttcataattttgtcaaagtctactttttaaagttttaaattttacagaaaaaatgaatattccattttgatttgaagaaaatctttttgaactgtcatgacatggtgttgcaaagctgattacaggtaactaaaacatacagtaattttccatttcgacagtgcgtgtattctcAGGTGTGTAttataacgtatagttttctagagaacatcctgtctacgtgtaatacagattgatgacattatacaacatttctttggttaaatgtgataaggtatctgtgtccattccctatttcaacaccactaatttttcaaagaaaaaaaatcaaaaaaaaaattatatgaaattaagaagaaaagtagcaaatataaacttcagtaattgcgcattgagtaaacataattccaatattgcatgaacaaatccgtgagaaaacgtatatatacatgtatgaataaagatgtgttttaaaagacctattggcattatttcacactaggacctaagataactagaactaagcaatggttgatccagaaattttcataagtggggactcattgactgccttagagtgttcacgtccagtcatgcttccgtgattccctatataatctaccatttgtttccaaagatttaggaggggggctggtacacacatatatatataaatatacctctgcggcggagccagccatttgaaaaggagggggtctcaacccaggacaaaagggggagggggtggttccaaccatatgtccccattcaaatgcattgatcgttcaaaaaaaggggaggttccaacccccgaaaccctccccctggatccgccactgatacctagtatgcatataattaagaacagctttgaatatatgcatataaaataatggtacgtttaaaaaccgttcaggatctcctggttgcacacaggacattaagtaacttaggacatatatatataatagtaagaattcagggtatacattcgataactaacatattttataattttgttatttttgttttgataaaatcagagacatataatacatgtattgagacatatatatatgtgtgtctctgaaaaaatcaaaccatctttaaagaagttatttcagtttgaatcgactgtcttttgcattagaattccaaaacgttaatgttatttacaaatgccaaaacctgcaagaaagaaacatttatattcggtgatttttacactaaacgttttcgtaatttgtttgaaaaaatattaaaaagtacatgtacatcgttttttcaagatttgtatagtaactggtttaattaagtccccttgatgaaatttaaattgcgagacgctaattaataaactatgatctatctatcggcatgcgtcgttatttgggatacgtcacggatgaccgatgatcatattcaatacgatataccaatcatcatttgaatttggtcaattgatctttaataattaggactaattgatgatggcagagaataagtcgctggtgatggttaaaaacacatagaagtaaactttgcaaaaaaaaaaaggtttcctcggaaaaaattatgaaaatatatgaatatgctaaatattttttttttccgaaataataattaaagacgtttagaaataacaaattttcacagttgggaaattttcaattcaagttatttcattttgaaaacgttgagaaatatagatcttattatatgttaaatgtgggccgcttggagatcaacttgtgaaaccctgcataattagggtttgtctactttcgtctttttatattgccaaacattctataatcaaggatttgtacaaggccttgttataatgaatattatcgccaatatcaccataattaaataaagaacagatacaatattcgcctaaagagtttgccatctaacaattcaaaatgaaatgttgagtcgaaactgaggtaccaaatctataaaaagaatcactattttagtcgaaattaaactgtatatattcttttttcaaaactcctgaaataatttaacattatctatagagagcttacatatgcaaatctgtttagaagtatgtgagcgtaaataaaatttgtttattacccccccccctttttccttctataaaatttaattgtaaacgattttcgttcttaatttgtgtttgctcattaactggggttcatgctgtcaaaaaacaaaaatgtctccttgtgtaaaagttattgataaaaaaaaataattgaagcttccagaagaataacggtacgtctaaacaccgcttgaaggacctcctgattgcagtcatgacatacgaagtgcactcaggaccctttatagtcatcgcacacaggatggatgcatatattctttatacgcttcttattttagagttaaatttggtagaatttgaaatcgaacttagatagatatgttacatttgtaattcttagaaaataataagggcacgtgtcactgattacacaactactgagccatgaattatccaatcaacaaaattaattggattatctttattgttgttttatacattgtgttgttagtacagtgtgaccatgcgggaagtaatattgtgacgtctagaatgaatatcacgatgttttaagattttcgtcttttattaagatttcgttccataaatttttaagttttattcttaattttattatcatgtcctggaccagtaattaattctttgcacgagtttgaaaagggaaataaatgttcatactttaaaagaatttatattaattaaagttttgtatatggaatccgttctaaacggtaaaagccgtactttttaaacaatcaaactcatatacatgtagttagatgttatttctcatttttatcgaacttgtccaggaattttatttttgagtgatacgaatattttaagaaatccgtttttattaagtttttttttctctaattaaagtcgttttgtccagtttcacaagcctgaaacgaatttcaatgcgaaaataaattctgaaaatgaacttgtctccgttttcgtctccgttttttttaaaattatgatattttgggtataattatttctaaaaaaatatgtaagttagattgtagtagcgagaaattataaaaaagaagatgtggtatgattgctaatgagacaactatccacaaaagaccaaaatgacacaaacattaacaaagaacgactatttcgaagacagtttattgacacgaaatccgttcaaaccacgactaagtcttcgtgcacagatttccgttaaggttaaactgaatattgtacataattgtcttctcttgtataatggtttgttgagaataaagatatacaaatgtaataaaatttgatattcagtcaacattgtgtttgtttaaaaacttgatttagatAGAGAGATagaaaagaatcacactgaaaaacaaaaatcgaacttgttacagaaaaaaaacgcaactataaaataattatctttattcgtgaactgcaaaacacaacaaattaatttacccgtcatcatgaaaaataaactgaaaaagcacatcgaatgagatatatattttttttttctatatgcaaattcatgttaaatgtaaaactgaactaaacaatacaattcctaaaaaacaataaagataatccaatcaattttgttgattggataattcatggctcagtagttgtgtaatcagtgacacgtgccctcattattttataagaattaacatatctatcgTCAGAAGAAGAAAGTCAAACTTGTTTATGATAAGCTATATGTCGACGGCCAGCTCTATAACGAATTTCATCCTCATCAAGAGAATTACACAATACCTGGACAACCGGTGCGTTCGAATAATGAAAGTTAGTACAACACATCAGACAAAAATAAAGGTCATTCTACTGACAATTGTAATCAACTCAAAGTTACCTTTCTAAATGTATGTGGAATTAAGTCGAAATTGTTGAACCCTGATTTTGAACTGCTTATCAAACAATATGATATCTCAATTTTTGTAGAGTCTAAAACTGATGAACTTGACCATTTGAATTTACCAGATGATTATACTTTTGTAGccaaacacagaaaaaaatgtaacaaaaagtctGGTggtataataattatttataaaaaaagtttgtcaacatttttgaaatttttaaaatcagaGTCAGAATTTGTTTTATGGGTTGAAATTTTTAAAGACCCTACACAACTTCATAATTTGAACTCTTCTGTTTTACTTGGTTGTTTATATATTCCAcctgaattttctaaatattcatCAGATGAAGCCTTCACCGAAGTGGAAGAAGAactgttaaaattttcaaaaaatactgaaaaagttGCTTTGGTCGGCGATTTTAATTCAAGAACCAGAAAATTAAGTGACATTGTTGAAATAGATGAACACTTATTTGAGATCCTAGACATTGATAATGAAGTGACAAACGATCAAAATTTTATGTTATATAATCTTATGACAGAAAAAGGTATTCCTACTGAAAGATTTAGTTTAGACAATACACGTGTCAATAAATATGGTAAAAAACTTGTGGAACTATGTAAACGATGTTCAATTTGTATTGCAAATGGTCGTATTGGTAAAGACAAATGTATTGGTAAAACTACTTGCAAAGATGCAAGCCTCGTTGATTATTTAATTGTATCTCCGCATTTATTTGATGAAATTGTAGATTTTGAAGTAATTGAATTCAATCCCATGTTCTCTGATGTGCATTGTCGATTACATTTTTCGATTGACAGTGCACCTACAGTGGCACTAAAGAcagaacaaaataataataaaggtaATACTTACATCAAATGGAACCCTCAAAAGGCACCCGAGTTTGAACAGATGCTCAGTGATGACACAGATCAAGTATTACAACAGGTGAACGGTGTGCTCGATCATGTAAATATCGACGATGTCACGCCTGAACAGATTAACGGTATATTGCATGATGTTGGTAGCTCATTGATGAATACCGCATCTTCTGTCTTTGGTTCGAGAAAAAGAAAGCAAGAAAAACGAAGTGATTTTAAACCGTGGTTTAATACTGACTGTAAGATAAAACGTAATGAATTTCACAAAGCCAGGGATTCTTACTCAAAACGCAAGACAACTGAAAATAAAGACTCCATGAATAAAATAGCAAAGGAGTACCGAAAGGTTCTGAACACAAATTTCAAAGATCACTCTGAGAAATGTTCCAATGAGCTTAGGTCTTTATCTAGATCGGACACTAAAGCATTCTGGAAAACATTACATAAATATTCTAGTAGGCGAAAAGAAAATCCTGATATAGATATTGAactattttatgaatatttcaaaaaattaaacgcTGGTGACTTTGTCGGTGATGATGAAGAGGAGGACTTTAATATAAACGATGTTTGTAATAATCCAATTTGTGATGAGATCTTAAACGGAGTCATAACTGAACTAGAAGTTAGTGAAGCTATAAAAggcttaaaaaacaataaagcaCCGGGCTTGGACAAAATTTTGAACGAATATTTGAAACATTCGCCTCCTAGTCTAGTATCTATCTATTGTAAATTGTTCAATATCATTTTGAATACAGGTATTATACCTGAAAATTGGACTTCTGGTATTATTAAACCAGTTTTCAAAAACAAGGGTTGCAAAATTGATCCTGATAACTATAGAGCAATTACTCTCATCAGTTGCCTTGGGAAACTTTTTACGTGCATTATAAATACTAGACTGAATATTTTTTCTAATGAACTGAATATTATATCTGAGAACCAGACTGGATTCCGTAAGGGATATTCTACACaagataatatttttgtattacaTGCACTTATTGAACTGTATTTTTCTTTTGGGAAGAAACTCTTTTGTACATTTGTGGATTTTAGAAAGGCATTCGATACTGTTTGGCGTACAGGGCTGtggaaaaaattacaaaaaagtgaaATCAAAGGGAAATGTTTTAAAGTTGTGTATAATATGTACAGTGGCATTAAGTCTTGTGTTCAATTTAATGACTCTCAGTCAGAATTCTTTCCATGTCTAACAGgtgttagacagggggagaatTTATCGCCTTTTCTCTTCTCGATCTTTTTAAATGATCTTGAGGACTATTTTTGTCAGCTTGATGGACTGCCCTTAGAGTTAATTAAAGAGAAACTTGAAAGtgaattacatattttttataaaattttcattgtattatatgctgatgacacagTTATCTTAGCAGAGAGTAAAGATAGTTTACAAAAAGCTCTTGATGTATTTCAGTCTTATTGTTCATTGTGGAAACTACaagtaaatgtaaataaaaccaaggttatcATCTTCTCTAAAAGAAAAGTAAACCACAATTTCAGTTTTACATTACAAGGTCAAATTCTTGATATTGTAGATACATATCCTTACCTAGgtgttatatttaaatataatggtACATTTATTGAGACCAAAAAAAAACTTGTAGAACAAGCAGAAAAGGCAATGTTTTGTGTTTATAAACTTATCAGAAATGAGTCTATACCTGTTGATATCCAATTAAAGCTTTTTGACTCGATGATAGAACCAATTTTATTGTATGGTTCAGAAATCTGGGGATACGAAAACCTCAAAACTATTGAGCAAATCCATTTGAAGTTTTGTAAAAGAGTACTCAAAGTAAGGAACACTACGCCAAATTTTATGGTTTTAGGTGAGCTTGGGAGATTTCCCCTCGAAATTAAAGTTAAACTTAGAATGGTATCATTCTGGACAAGACTTGTACAAAATGATACTAAACTAAGTAGTATTTTATATCAACTGATGTTATCCTTACAAAGTAAAACTAAATATACTTTCAAATGGATTAAATATGTAGAAActatttttgatgaagttgggatgagttacatttttaaaaaccAGTATgcattttgtgataaaattgttGTGAAGCAAATTTTATGTGATCAGTTTATACAAAAGTGGTATAGTGATATACAAAACTCCTCCCGTGGCCTCTTTTATTCGATATTCAAAAAACAGTTTTGTTTGGAAAGTTACTTATTGAGACTTAGTGAGTTTAATCGAACGTGGTTAACCAAACTGCGTACATCTAATTTACATTTACCTATAGAAACTGGTCGTTGGTTCAATATCCCAAGGGAAGAAAGAACATGTAACTTATGTACAAATGGTATTGGTGATGAATTCCATATTATGTTtatatgtaaaaatgaaaatattgttttattaagaAACAAGTACATACCTATGTACTACACAGCTCACCCGAGCATTATCAAGTTTGAAGGTTTACTCTCTTATTGTAATACTGAACTATACAAAAAGCTATCATTGTTCATCAGAAAAGTTAATGTATTTCTTTGATTTATGTCATATcgatccatatatatatattgtatatcttTTTCTCTAAAATCATTCACACTGTTTGGTTCTAATGAGctgtatatattgatttaaatatgtttaatcgTTCTTCTGTCATGTTGTTtgcatatattgtattatatatttgacCTCATGTTACACGTTTATATGTGTCTGAGTGTTTTCTAATAAATCGTTAaaatctatctaagttcgattcaggcgcggatccagaggggggagggggttccgggggggttggaacccccccttttttggccgatcaatgcatttgaatggggacatgtagttgaacccccctttttttgccctgggttaggaccccccccttttaaaatggctggatccgcccctgcgatttcaactcctaccaaaatttaactctaaaataagaagcgtataacgaatataaacatccatcatgtgtgcagatataATTACGGTAATGGgccctgagtgcactttgtatgtcctgagtgcacttaggaagtcctgagcggttgtttagacgtacccgaagaataaatcatttcctgaacctaaaatacatttatctgtaattaaagaaaattcgcctaaaacattctctcatataaaaattcgcctaaaacattctcttatatatttaaacaattaattgtaaaataattaattcaacgtcggactttctgtctgtttactaatacttttcttgttcagtttagtttatacccATAGTAGATGACcggaaataagtactttttttaggaaaatttacaactagatgaacggaattaagtactttttaggaaaatttacatctcaaattttcaaaaacaaaattctacactttttacctggatgtttttctctgtctcgaagccgcaacctttgaccccgtatcaaacgtagcgaccaacacctcacatgacgtattctcgatgttgaggtattgacaatatacaatcacatttatcaatatacagcaagtaagtaatttggtgttgaatgccagtagatcagaatttgttaattgaactttacctgtttaaggggcactagctgccaaattcatgttcttcatcgatattaataaaattcacattaaacgtgtatatagtgttgaattgtttattaaaatgttgcgcacaatcttggctgatatgcataaaaccattatatttcatgacactgcatgaaaaagaaattgacttgtcgtataataccagaaccagagacatatatattgtatctaatatctctgccagaactaaaaaataaactacagtaagtccacatacacataagagggtatggatgtgaattaacagaatagagaacaaaggacaaagaaaaaaaaggaataaagaatagtgaaagaaagagaataatggaaaaaagtgtaagttattaaaaatataactaaaaaaagaagacagaaaaaaagacacccctccgagacgagccttacatgcactgttattacccaaggttaattttacggcggctcattttattttggcttagaaataaacataattgacaagtttccttcccctgcattctcgatTCCTACATAAACTTGGAAAAATCAAGCCAACACACAAGCAAGTGCTGAACAGCGTTATGAACAACACGTCGGACCATCAtcctataaaaatgaaaatattatatggAATCTCGAATGATGCTGATTGCAAAAATCTAACTAAGGACTGTACAAACCGAGCTGTCAAATGGGATAAAGTTGATATTGACCTATATGTAGCCATTACAAATGAACAGTCAGATTCTATACTGAACATGCCGCTAGAAACATTAGAACAAGCTACATCCGTCTTAGAGCAGGTACATGGATTTCTAAATGATGCTGCCGCTACATGTGCCGCAAACAAGCCTAGGTACAACGCAAAACCTAAATTGAATGTATGGTCTCCAGATATAAAGTTAGCCCTAGACGAGATGCGTAAATAGTATGCGCAGTGGGTCAAGCAAGGAAAAATAAAGGACCCTGAAAATAATATATACCAACAAAGATTAAGAACTAAAAAGGAATTTAGGCGACAGGTGCGAATTGAAAATGCTAAAGTCAAAGATACTGAGAAACAACGCATAACGGAAACAAGAACAAAGGATACAAAACTATTCCATCAACTTGTAAAGATCAATAGAAAGAACAGGGGTAATGCTATCGTGGATCTGCACGTAGGAGACATATGTATGTCTGGTGAGCAAAATGTTATGGAAGGCTTCAAACAGCACTTTAGAAACCTAGCAACTCCAGAGGAATCTACAGTCTTAGAGAATAGACAATATCACcagcaagtagaatatgaaatagGATTAATCACAGAGATGGTGAAAGATAAGAATATACCACCGGCCACACTAGAAGAACTACAAAAGGCCATCAAATCAATTAATAAAGGAAAATCAGCTGATATCTATGGAATCACTGTCGAACATATATTGCATGCAGGAAAAAATTTGGAAATGTTGCTACTGAACCTCATAAACATAATATTCAAAGAAGGCAAGGTGCCAGACATGCTAAAGGAGGGATTACTCACCCCCGTGTTTAAGAACAAAGGCGAGAAAAACATGGCAACAAATTACAGAGGAATCACTGTATTACCGGTACTAAACAAAGTGATAGAAACAATTGTGAAATTAAGGTTCAACCCAGCAGTACTTATAACACAAAATGTAACTCAACGAGGATTTACAGCAGGCTCAGGACCGGCAAATGCAGCATTACCAGTCGAAGAAATATACCGTGAAGCCAAAGACAACAATCAAGAATATGAACTTGTACTGCTGGACGCAAAATCAGCCTTTGATGTAGTTATACATTCCCATCTAATGAAGCGACTCTATCATGCTGGAATTGATGATAAACACTGGACAATCATTCAGAGTATGCACACAAATGCAACAAGTGCAGTTAAATGGAATGGCAAAACTTCAGAGCTATTTAATGTACTACAAGGAGTACGCCAGGGAGGGATCCTAAGTACGGATCTATACAAGCTTTACATCAATCCTCTACTTAACATGCTGGAAACATCAAATTTAGGATGTAGAATTGGAAATATACTCTGCAATACTAGCGCATGTGCAGATG from Mytilus edulis chromosome 7, xbMytEdul2.2, whole genome shotgun sequence encodes the following:
- the LOC139482956 gene encoding uncharacterized protein; translated protein: MEYGAIIWDPYTQHDINQLERIQRRAARFITGDYRSREEGSVTKMLAELELDKLQTRRTSQRLVFLYKVVEGLVPAINPDDFLVKSKPKRKIKPKTFDNFVCANIVTNSVKNNSKALDTIPSNTDPYKNSFFVKSVLHWNQLEDQSKTDELDHLNLPDDYTFVAKHRKKCNKKSGGIIIIYKKSLSTFLKFLKSESEFVLWVEIFKDPTQLHNLNSSVLLGCLYIPPEFSKYSSDEAFTEVEEELLKFSKNTEKVALVGDFNSRTRKLSDIVEIDEHLFEILDIDNEVTNDQNFMLYNLMTEKGIPTERFSLDNTRVNKYGKKLVELCKRCSICIANGRIGKDKCIGKTTCKDASLVDYLIVSPHLFDEIVDFEVIEFNPMFSDVHCRLHFSIDSAPTVALKTEQNNNKGNTYIKWNPQKAPEFEQMLSDDTDQVLQQVNGVLDHVNIDDVTPEQINGILHDVGSSLMNTASSVFGSRKRKQEKRSDFKPWFNTDCKIKRNEFHKARDSYSKRKTTENKDSMNKIAKEYRKVLNTNFKDHSEKCSNELRSLSRSDTKAFWKTLHKYSSRRKENPDIDIELFYEYFKKLNAGDFVGDDEEEDFNINDVCNNPICDEILNGVITELEVSEAIKGLKNNKAPGLDKILNEYLKHSPPSLVSIYCKLFNIILNTGIIPENWTSGIIKPVFKNKGCKIDPDNYRAITLISCLGKLFTCIINTRLNIFSNELNIISENQTGFRKGYSTQDNIFVLHALIELYFSFGKKLFCTFVDFRKAFDTVWRTGLWKKLQKSEIKGKCFKVVYNMYSGIKSCVQFNDSQSEFFPCLTGVRQGENLSPFLFSIFLNDLEDYFCQLDGLPLELIKEKLESELHIFYKIFIVLYADDTVILAESKDSLQKALDVFQSYCSLWKLQVNVNKTKVIIFSKRKVNHNFSFTLQGQILDIVDTYPYLGVIFKYNGTFIETKKKLVEQAEKAMFCVYKLIRNESIPVDIQLKLFDSMIEPILLYGSEIWGYENLKTIEQIHLKFCKRVLKVRNTTPNFMVLGELGRFPLEIKVKLRMVSFWTRLVQNDTKLSSILYQLMLSLQSKTKYTFKWIKYVETIFDEVGMSYIFKNQYAFCDKIVVKQILCDQFIQKWYSDIQNSSRGLFYSIFKKQFCLESYLLRLSEFNRTWLTKLRTSNLHLPIETGRWFNIPREERTCNLCTNGIGDEFHIMFICKNENIVLLRNKYIPMYYTAHPSIIKFEGLLSYCNTELYKKLSLFIRKVNVFL